The genomic DNA CACGACGCGGCGATTTGGCGAGTGCCAAGGCGGTATGCGCGTGGATGTGCGTATTATCGCCGTTCGTGATGGCGTTGCTTGCGGTATTGGCCCAGTTGGTCCAGACCAGCGCAAGATGGTAGAGAGTAGCGGTAACAGCATGGTCAATACAGCAGGCAGAGTCAGGTATCGCAGGCGGGCTTGGGCAGTGAGTATCGCCCTGTTTCTAGTGGTGGGAATTGCGACGCTGAGTCCGATGCCGGAGCAGCAGGATTTGCCGGGTTCGGATAAACTGCATCACCTGATCGGGTTCGCGGCGTTGGCGTTTCCGCTTAGCTGGGTTTACCCGCGCCATGCGTGGCTGATCTTTGCAGCGGCCACTGTCTATGGCGGGCTGATCGAAGTGATACAGCCGCAAGTGGGCCGATATGCCGAGTTCAGCGATGGTCTGGCTGACCTTGCGGGCGCGGCAATGGGCGCGGGGTTCGGGCGCTGGTTGGGTCTGCGCCGATTCGCGTATCTCAGTCGCGCAGCCTGACGCCTGCTGTCTGCATGCGGGCTCGTGCCGCTGCCATAGAACCATCGAGATCAATACCCCGGCAAAGCGGCGTTTCAACAGTGACCGAATAACCCAGACGTGCGGCATCTTCTGCCGAATAGGCCACACAAAAATCGGTTGCCAACCCAACCATGGTCAGCGTGTCGATGCCGCGGGTCTGCAAATAGCCGTGCAGCCCGGTTGGAGTCGTATGATCATTCTCGAAAAACGCGGAATAGCTGTCGATGGCGGGATTAAAGCCTTTGCGGATGATCATATCGGCGCGGTCGGTGTTCAGTGCATCGTGAAACGCGGCGCCTGCACTGCCCTGAATGCAGTGATCCGGCCATAGGACCTGTGGGCCATAGGGCATTTCTGTCATTTCCATCGCGGCCTTGCCCGGATGGGACGAAGCAAAGGATGAATGCCCCGCCGGGTGCCAGTCCTGCGTCAGGATCACCGCGTCCGCGTCGGCCATGCGCGTGTTGATGCCTGCGACAATATCAGCACCACCCGATACAGCCAGCGCACCACGGGGGCAAAAATCGTTCTGGACGTCGATCACGATCAGGGCGTGTGTCATGCGGCTCTCCTTGCTGCTCGTGTCATGGGTAGGCAGCGGCAGGGCCTGCGTCAACCATGCCCCTTGTTCGATGGGCCATGAGAGCGTAGAGACCCGGCCCATGTATACGATCGCTGCTCTTTATCACTTCACCCGGTTTGATGACCCTGCGGCGCTGCGTGCGCCGCTGTTGGCGCTGTGCGAGCGTGAAGGGATCACCGGGATTCTGTTGCTGGCAGGCGAGGGGCTGAACGGGACCATTGCCGGATCGCGTGCGGGGATTGACGCGGTATTGGCGCATCTGCGCAGCCTGCCGGGGTGCAGCGGGTTGGAGCACAAGGAAAGTCATAGTGAATTCCGTCCCTTTGGCCGCCTCAGGGTACGGCTAAAGCGGGAAATCGTCACGATGGGTCAGCCGGATGTCGATCCGGTCAGCGCCGTCGGCCATTATGTCGACCCGTGCGATTGGAATGCGTTGATTTCCAGCCCGGATGTCGCAGTCATCGACACGCGCAACGATTACGAAGTGGCGATTGGCACGTTTGACGGTGCGATTGATCCGAAAACCGACAGCTTTCGCGACTTTCCCGCGTGGTGGGAGAAGAACAAGGAACGTTTTCACAATAAGCGGATTGCGATGTTCTGCACCGGCGGTATCCGCTGCGAGAAAAGCACGAACTATCTGCTGGGGCAGGGGGTCGAGGATGTCTATCACCTGAAGGGTGGCATCCTGAAGTATCTAGAAGAGGTGCCCGAGGCGCAAAGTGCGTGGCAGGGCGAGTGCTTTGTTTTTGATGGTCGGGTGTCGGTCGGGCACGGTTTGCAGGTGGGATCGCATGAGCTGTGCCATGCATGCCGCCGTCCGATCCTTCCCGAGGACACCGCGCGACCAGAGTTCGAGAAAGGTGTTTCCTGTCACCAATGTGCGGGTGAAACGTCAGAAGCGGACAAAGACAGGTTTCGCGAGCGGCAAAAGCAGATCGCATTGTCGGCAGCGCGTGGCGAACGGCATATGCGGAATATCCCGGGGGACTGACCGGCGTCTTCTTTGTTAAATACGCGGAAAACCTGCTGTCAGGCTGCCACGGCCTGCGGTTCTTTGCGCTTGCGCGTGCGCAGCAGGATCGTGACCATGATCGCGATATTCAGGAAATTGAACGCGATACCATTTAGGAACGCGGCCTGATAGCTGCCCGTCATGTCGTAGATCCATCCCGACATCCAGCCGCCGATGGCCATACCGCCGACGGTGGACATCATCACGAATCCCACACGGCGACCCGCCTCGCGCGAGGGCATGTATTCACGCACCACAAGCGTATAGCTGGGCACGATCCCGCCCTGCGACAGACCAAAGACCAGCGACACAGTGTATAGCGACACCAATCCACCCGCGGGCAGATAGAGAAAGAGCGCGGCACATTGCAGGCCAGCGCTGATCAGCACAGTGCGCACACCGCCCAGCCTGTCGGCCACCATCCCGAAAAAGAGCCGCGAGATGACCCCGCCGAAAAGCATCAGCGACAGCATCTGCCCACCTGCGACCGCGCCGAATCCCATATCGACACACAGGCTGACGATATGGACCTGCGGCATGGCCATGGCTATGCAGCATCCCATACCGGCCACGGCCAGCATGTATTGCAACATGCGCGGGCTGATACCGGACGCACCGGCGCGCTGTCCTGACAGGGTGTCGGAATGGCGCAGCGCCCCATCGGGCACCCGGCGGCGCAACAGCAGCGAAAGCGGTATCATCAGGCACGGCACAAGGATCGCCAGCAGCATGTAGACCGCGCGCCAGCCATCGGACGCCAGCACGCCGGTGAGGACAAGCGGCCAAAAGGCACCAGCGACGTAGTTGCCACTGGCCGTGACGGCGACGGCGATCCCAAGTCGCCGCATGAACCATAGGGATACATCCGCCATGAGTGGGCCGAATGTGACCGCGGTGCCGAGGCCGATCACAGCGTGCAATGCGATGACGGCCGTCGCCGTCGGAGATACCGCCACGAGCGCCATCGAGCCGCCAATCAAGATTGCCGATCCGATCAGGGCCGAGGTCACGCCGAACCGGTCCACTACCCGCCCAACCACGAAATTGCCAAAAGCAAAGGCAATCATAAACACCGTGTAGGGTAGCGATGCGTCGGCGCGTTCCAGTCCGAATTCGGCCTGCACCCCCGGCATCACCAGAACGATCGACCACATCCCTGCACTGCCCACCGCTGCGATCACCAAAGAGATGGCGAGGCGCGTCCAGGAATAGCGGCTGTCGAGAATGTCAGCATCGGTCATGGCCGGACGTTAGTACCGCACCGTGACCCTGTATAGAGCGCGATTGTACCTCTCTGCCAAAGGTACAAAGCAGGCGGAACAGGTGCCGGGGCTTTCCTCGGGCGGGGTGGCACGGTATCACCCTGCCAAAGCGACAGGAGCGACACGCATGACCCAAGAGCCCAGCCCGACAGAGATCGCGCGAGATGTTCTCGCCATTGAAGCTGCGGCGCTCTTGGCGATGCGCGATGCAATGCCCCCCGATTTCGAGGCGGCAGTCGAGGTGTTGCTGGACGTGGCTGGCAGGGTCATCGTATCGGGCATGGGAAAATCGGGCCATGTCGCGCACAAGATCGCGGCCACGATGGCCAGCACCGGCACCCCGGCGCAGGCGGTCCATCCGGGCGAAGCCAGCCATGGCGATCTGGGCATGATCACGTCCGAGGATGCGGTGATCCTGATTTCGAACTCGGGTGAGACACGCGAACTGGCGGACATTATTGCCCATACACGGCGGTTCTCGATCCCGTTGATCGCCGTGACCAAGAACGCGGGCAGCACATTGGCGGCGCAGGCCGATCATCTGTTACTGTTGCCGGATGCGCCAGAGGCCTGCGGCATTGGCATGGCACCTACGACCAGCACGACCTGCACCATGGCGCTGGGTGATGCATTGGCGGTGGCGTTGATGAAGCTACGCGGATTCGAGCGAGAGAATTTTCTGGCGTTCCACCCTGGCGGAACGTTAGGGGCGCAGCTGTTGACGGTCGGTGCCGTCATGCACACCGGTGACGCGCTACCGGTGGTTCACGAGCATACCGGAATGGGCGAAACACTGATCGAAATGACTGCCAAAGGGTTTGGCGTTGCTGCCATCGTCGAGCGCGGCATGTTGACAGGTGTGATTACCGATGGCGATTTGCGCCGCAATCTGGCGCATCTGATGGAACGCGAGGCAGGCGAGGTTGCCACGCGCGGACCGCGCACCACACGGCCCGATGCGCTGTTGTCAGAGGCGCTGGGCGTGATGAACGCCCAGAAAATCAGCGCGCTCTTCGTCGTCGGCGAGGATGGTGCGCTGCTTGGGCTGGTGCATATCCATGATGTGCTGCGGACCGGGGTGGCCTGAGGCCGGACCCCGGCCAAAATCCAGATGCGCGCCCCGCTGGCGAGGCGCGCAGAGATGCCTCGGGTTTAGCTGTCTTTTTCATCCGGCTTGGCATTGATCTTGGCGGCGGGTGCGCCTTTGGTTTCCGCGTCTTCCTTGGTTTTGCGCAATTCGATTTCTTTCGAGAACAGGGCATTGAATGACATTGTCGGGTTCCTCTTTGAACAGGGCTTGATTGCGTGATATTGGTTCAGGCATTGAAGACATAGACGAATGCGCTGAGTGTCAGAGTGATGGCCAAAAGGATGGCTATTCGGAAACGGCTGCTGGGATTGCGCAGAAACCCATTGTCAGATTTTATGCGGGTTCCCAATCTTTCGTTGAGATCGCTGTTTGCCAATGGTTGCAACCTTTCTTGTGCGTGAAATTCCCCGCGCTGCAAGCTGGGGTAAACGACACATCCATGCCTGTGCATTTGGATTGACACAGGACGAGAGCTACATTTTTCGAAATACCGTGGTTAATCGGTGTCGGCAGCACAGCGACGACGATTTCTGTCAACCACAGTGCACAAGTACACAGATTACCTAGCTAGGTCAAAGTTTGTCAGCATTGCTACGGCCAGGACCAAGTTGGGGCTTTGCCCTCATGCGGGGCTATGACTAGAAACGAGCAATACACCGGTTGGAATTTTGGGTATGATTTCCGCCGGGCAAGAGTGAAAGGATGAATGTTGGACTGGACGCCGATTATATTGGATTTTGTGACACTGCTGGTGGTGATTGACCCGGTTGGGACTATCCCTGTTTTCCTGTTTGCGGTGCGCGGCGTTCCCAGAAAACTGCACCGGCGTTTCGCGGTGCGCGGGGTCATCATCGCGACGTTCGTCTTGCTCGGTTTTCTGGTTGGTGGGCAGGCGCTGCTAGAGGCGCTCGGCCTGCGGCTTGGGTCGTTTCAGATCGCGGGTGGGGTGATTCTGTTCCTCTTTGCCCTGACGATGATATTTGGCGATTCCAAGCCTGCCCGAGAGATCGAAGAGGCCGAGGGCGGTCATCTTGCCGGTGCGGTATTTCCGCTAGCCATGCCATCTATTGCGTCGCCGGGTGCCATGCTGGCGGTGGTGGTGTTGACCGACAATCACACTGAATCCATCCGCGATCAGGCGATCACCGCCGGGCTGCTGGTCGTTGTTTTAATCATCACGTTGATACTGTTGATCATGGCGAGCGCGGTGCACCGGTTGATCGGAAACAGCGGCGCCAGCGTCATTAGCCGGGTGATGGGAATTATTCTGGCCACGATTGCGGTCGATGCCATTCTCGGTGGTTTTGATGCACTGGATCTGCTGGATGTTCCGCCGCCTGCTGTCGAAGGTCCGATCACGTCTGAGCCTGAAGGGTAGGTGACACTTGGGGGTGTCGTTCAACCGATAAATTCAAAACTTGATTGGTTGATATATTTTGTTAGCATCCCCGCTATTTATGGGGGAATTATTGTGCGAAATCTATTTCGTGGATCTGCATGTATTGCTGCCACTGCTATTGTATTTTCCGGAGCGGTAAGCGCCTGCCCCGATCTGGATGAGGGGCCGCCCAACGGCTATGTCGATGTCAGCAATACCGATGATGTGATATTTTACGAAACGTCCATTTATGCGGGTGGATTTTCGACATTTTATGAATGCTATACTGACGAATGGGGCGAGATCGAGGGTTACATCGGAAGCTTCGCCGCTACGGCGTTTAACTGGACCGGAACAGGCGGATTTATGGTTGAAGTCGTCCTTGATGAAAAGTCGCCAGATATTCATCCTAAGGGCTTTGTCATCGGTCCAGAAGATACGTTTTTACCTATTCTGGAAGGTGTGCCTTGGGGAAAGGCGAACATGCCACAAGGTAAATATATGGTTTATGTTGGCCTCGAGAGGCCTAAGTTGGGCGAGGAATTTTCGCTTTCTGACGGGGATGATTACCAGACTCAATTGTTGAATGCATTAAGGACGGAAGCCCACTACAGGGACGCAACGTTTTTTATAAGAAGGTATGAAGAGTGAGCTCAATAATCTTCTTGGAAATGGTTCTTTGAATGCTTGGCAGGTGAAATGTAAGTGCGTTTCAAGCCAACGGAATACTTTGTCTAAAACAAAAAAACGGCGGCACCAGGGGAGGAGCGGTGCCGCCGTTCTATTAACCGATGGCTCAGGGGAGGAGCGAGCCGACGGATCTGGTGTGGACCCACAAAGGCCCGGGTATTTTGGGCTGCAACCCCTAGGGAGGAGGAGCGGGGCTGCAGCCATATCAAATGCCCCTAGGGAGGAGGAGCGGGACACCTGATGTCGTTACGCCGTGTGGCGTGTTCCGTAGACGCAATCGGATGCCTTTGCGGCAATCTGGCTGCGGATGATTCCCAGATCGCTGAGTTCGCGATCGGTCAGCGTAGAAAGCGTTTTGACCGTGTTCACATAGGCGCGGCGCTTGGCGATCATCAGGCGCATCTGATTCCACGCTTGGATCAGGGTGCGGCTGTGGCCGGAGCGGCGAACCAGGGCATTGGATGCGATAATCATCGCTGTTCTCTACTTTCGTGTTTCTCATGGCGCGCTTTCGGCGGGCCGTCATGTTCTCTTGTTGCCAATAGATATGAGAATGCTGCGCATGCACAATAGCGGAAAACTTCAATGCCGCTATGCAGCAAACGCATAAGTAAGGCTGACCTAAAGTCAGGCAAACAGTACATTTTTTAGGCATGGTTGGTATCGCCCTTGCCCTCGCTGGAAAAACTGCCACCTATTGCGGCATCAATGACAGGAGATCAGGCATGAGTGTGACGCGCGCCCAAGTAGAAGCCCGGCTGGCCGAGTTGGAACTGCCCGATGGGGGGACGCTGATCGGCCGCGATATGGTCCGCGCGCTGAGTGTCGAAGGTGCGCAGGTGCGATTCGTTATCGAAGCCCCCAGCCCGGACGTTGCCCGCCAGATGGAGCCGCTGCGTGCTGCTGCTGAACGGGCGGTCGCAGAGCTGGACGGTGTGACGGGCGTCAGCGTCGCCTTGACCGCGCACGGACCGGCGGCCAAGGCACCGCCCGCCGCGGGTGGCCCGGCAGGTGCGCCACCCAGCCTAAAGATCGGCGGCCACCCCAAGCCAACGCAAGCCAGCCTCAAGCCTGCGAGTGTTGCGTCGATCATCGCCATCGGATCTGGTAAGGGCGGCGTGGGGAAATCCACGGTGTCATCCAATCTGGCGGTGGCACTGGCGCGGGCCGGCCGCCGGGTAGGTCTGCTGGATGCGGATATTTATGGACCCAGCCAGCCGCGCATGATGGGCGTCAGCAAACGCCCGGCCAGCCCTGATGGCAAGATCATCGAGCCGCTGCATGCACATGGTGTCACGATGATGTCTATTGGTCTGATGCTGGACCCGGACAAGGCCGTAGTCTGGCGTGGTCCAATGCTGATGGGGGCGTTGCAACAGATGATCTCTCAGGTGAACTGGGGCGATCTGGATGTGTTAATCGTGGATTTGCCGCCGGGTACGGGGGATGTGCAGCTAACGCTGTGCCAGAAGGCAGAGCCAACCGGAGCAATCGTGGTATCGACGCCGCAGGATGTGGCGTTGCTGGATGCACGCAAGGCGATGGATATGTTCAAGACGCTGAAAACCCCGGTGTTGGGTCTGATCGAGAATATGTCGACCTATGTCTGCCCTGAATGCGGAAATGAGGCGCATATCTTTGGACATGGTGGGGTCGAGGCCGAGGCGAAGAAAATGGACCTGCCGTTTCTGG from Roseovarius pelagicus includes the following:
- a CDS encoding VanZ family protein; translation: MSIALFLVVGIATLSPMPEQQDLPGSDKLHHLIGFAALAFPLSWVYPRHAWLIFAAATVYGGLIEVIQPQVGRYAEFSDGLADLAGAAMGAGFGRWLGLRRFAYLSRAA
- the pncA gene encoding bifunctional nicotinamidase/pyrazinamidase; its protein translation is MTHALIVIDVQNDFCPRGALAVSGGADIVAGINTRMADADAVILTQDWHPAGHSSFASSHPGKAAMEMTEMPYGPQVLWPDHCIQGSAGAAFHDALNTDRADMIIRKGFNPAIDSYSAFFENDHTTPTGLHGYLQTRGIDTLTMVGLATDFCVAYSAEDAARLGYSVTVETPLCRGIDLDGSMAAARARMQTAGVRLRD
- the trhO gene encoding oxygen-dependent tRNA uridine(34) hydroxylase TrhO, whose protein sequence is MYTIAALYHFTRFDDPAALRAPLLALCEREGITGILLLAGEGLNGTIAGSRAGIDAVLAHLRSLPGCSGLEHKESHSEFRPFGRLRVRLKREIVTMGQPDVDPVSAVGHYVDPCDWNALISSPDVAVIDTRNDYEVAIGTFDGAIDPKTDSFRDFPAWWEKNKERFHNKRIAMFCTGGIRCEKSTNYLLGQGVEDVYHLKGGILKYLEEVPEAQSAWQGECFVFDGRVSVGHGLQVGSHELCHACRRPILPEDTARPEFEKGVSCHQCAGETSEADKDRFRERQKQIALSAARGERHMRNIPGD
- a CDS encoding MFS transporter, producing the protein MTDADILDSRYSWTRLAISLVIAAVGSAGMWSIVLVMPGVQAEFGLERADASLPYTVFMIAFAFGNFVVGRVVDRFGVTSALIGSAILIGGSMALVAVSPTATAVIALHAVIGLGTAVTFGPLMADVSLWFMRRLGIAVAVTASGNYVAGAFWPLVLTGVLASDGWRAVYMLLAILVPCLMIPLSLLLRRRVPDGALRHSDTLSGQRAGASGISPRMLQYMLAVAGMGCCIAMAMPQVHIVSLCVDMGFGAVAGGQMLSLMLFGGVISRLFFGMVADRLGGVRTVLISAGLQCAALFLYLPAGGLVSLYTVSLVFGLSQGGIVPSYTLVVREYMPSREAGRRVGFVMMSTVGGMAIGGWMSGWIYDMTGSYQAAFLNGIAFNFLNIAIMVTILLRTRKRKEPQAVAA
- a CDS encoding KpsF/GutQ family sugar-phosphate isomerase; this translates as MTQEPSPTEIARDVLAIEAAALLAMRDAMPPDFEAAVEVLLDVAGRVIVSGMGKSGHVAHKIAATMASTGTPAQAVHPGEASHGDLGMITSEDAVILISNSGETRELADIIAHTRRFSIPLIAVTKNAGSTLAAQADHLLLLPDAPEACGIGMAPTTSTTCTMALGDALAVALMKLRGFERENFLAFHPGGTLGAQLLTVGAVMHTGDALPVVHEHTGMGETLIEMTAKGFGVAAIVERGMLTGVITDGDLRRNLAHLMEREAGEVATRGPRTTRPDALLSEALGVMNAQKISALFVVGEDGALLGLVHIHDVLRTGVA
- a CDS encoding MarC family protein gives rise to the protein MLDWTPIILDFVTLLVVIDPVGTIPVFLFAVRGVPRKLHRRFAVRGVIIATFVLLGFLVGGQALLEALGLRLGSFQIAGGVILFLFALTMIFGDSKPAREIEEAEGGHLAGAVFPLAMPSIASPGAMLAVVVLTDNHTESIRDQAITAGLLVVVLIITLILLIMASAVHRLIGNSGASVISRVMGIILATIAVDAILGGFDALDLLDVPPPAVEGPITSEPEG
- a CDS encoding DUF1127 domain-containing protein — translated: MIIASNALVRRSGHSRTLIQAWNQMRLMIAKRRAYVNTVKTLSTLTDRELSDLGIIRSQIAAKASDCVYGTRHTA
- a CDS encoding Mrp/NBP35 family ATP-binding protein, translated to MSVTRAQVEARLAELELPDGGTLIGRDMVRALSVEGAQVRFVIEAPSPDVARQMEPLRAAAERAVAELDGVTGVSVALTAHGPAAKAPPAAGGPAGAPPSLKIGGHPKPTQASLKPASVASIIAIGSGKGGVGKSTVSSNLAVALARAGRRVGLLDADIYGPSQPRMMGVSKRPASPDGKIIEPLHAHGVTMMSIGLMLDPDKAVVWRGPMLMGALQQMISQVNWGDLDVLIVDLPPGTGDVQLTLCQKAEPTGAIVVSTPQDVALLDARKAMDMFKTLKTPVLGLIENMSTYVCPECGNEAHIFGHGGVEAEAKKMDLPFLGALPIDLDTRLAGDSGTPVAAGSGPMADAYAQLAERLIKGGIA